ggctgattggagagtctaaattgcccataggtatgagtgtgtgagtgaatggtgtgtgtgccctgcgatagactggcgacctgtccagggtgtattcctgcctttcgcccaatgtatgctgggataggctccagcccccctgcgaccctgatcaggataagcgggttcagataatggatggatggatggatgtttgagGTGATCACAAACTGTTCGTGTAGAATTTAAACAAACGTAAGCATCGTCAGATGTTACATGTGCGGAACATTTGTAAGAGTTATGGCACAATTATaacaaagataaataaatcgttaatatatattattttccatCACAAAAATCACATCAGCATATTCTGCATGGATGTTGAAACCAGCAAACGATTAGGAATGCCATTTCTTTTTAGTATATTTAGTATATAGTCCTCTCACATTCTgtaaaaaagacagaaattgTGCCCCTTACAAAAAATCCATATCTAAAACTATTTAATGTCTATTTAAAAATGTCTATGTTGTTAATTTGATTACCACAGAACGGTTGTGAGCTGTATGAACAATCTGTGTTTAATGCATGTTCCCTCCTCATCAAATTCCTTAGTATGTTGTTACTGTTGGCCTTTTTTGAAACAGACATTTCAGCTCTATGATGCTAATGCAAGCTCATGATGAAAAAGAGCACTGCTGCTCCCCTACTGTTGGAACCTGCAAGTATTTCTGAATGCTTGtgagaaaaagcagtttctttGGAAAAACCAAAGATTTTTGCCAATTTGCAGCCGCCTGGTAGATCTCCTCAGGGGGGAAGCACCAAATacaacacaaaaccactgtatatTATATAGAGAGTAATACCACATATCCAGTGTTGTGACCAGGGGTCTGTTGAATACAAGAAAAGTCTGATAATGATTAAATTcactgaaaaattaaaatgacagcCAAGTTGGTTTCAATTGCGGAATTAAAATATCTTGAAagaatttttaaaatgattaaacatgaattatagtaaaatgtaatttgtaatgTTCTATTGAACTAAGCTGTTCTATTGAACTAAGCTAATGGCAAATGTTTTAGGAAAACAGTTTAGTGTACCCTTCAGTCTTGGGCTCACTGCTTAAATATGAGGGGGCAATCCTTGATAACCTGCCACATTCTGCCAAAGATTTATCAGCccttcattatcattatcacacATTCCTTGTTTTTTGGTGTGCCAGTGATCATGTTAATAAGCACTGTGATGTTCTCTTTTGGAAATTCTTTTAAATGGACCACAAATTTCCTGATCAGGTTATTGTCTCCTGACACCAGCATCAGTATTGGCTACGTTGCCCAATCTGAATCTGaccctctctgacactgttgtacttaaaggtacaataggtaagatttttgtgttaaaacattgttacaagaccattgtaaatcccttcctatcattgacaaaggctcactgacatgttgactctgcctgtgtttatggtccttaaaatcgggtttcaaaatatgcagttgacaggccggcaATCTGTACCCAAACATCGTATAgcaatacaataattcaagctcattgtttgaaaattggttctaattgccacagccaatggcgtttcaatgtcagcgcactcagagaaggggtgggataaacagtgttgtggtttgagcttgTTTGTTGCGGCAATTcatctcttgactgttagaagtccgaaattacctatggTACCTTTTATATGCatattaacctcctaagacccagGAAATGCAGTAGACACCCaccttgtagtatctactgcatatctgagaGCTGCACAGTGGTTtaaggctcatttgataccttggatccttgatgacttaaaaccatttagccaacaaacgtgttccatactgtatcagcataatttacagctgaatcttgtcccaccccccaattcccatagagatccattcaaatgcaaagagttttaataTCACTTGTTGGACAACCTGactccagactctgatgatgttcaTGGGATCAGGAGGTGACGGCATGCAAaagatatgcaaccaaatacaaaacatgactctcttatttgacattgtttgtctcaaacattgaaatgtgggactacatataaaaagtgcacagtgaaaccaaaatgtataaaaataccctttcataaaagctctgagtgtaatcaattgtttgattacagagaaaataaaatataacagaaaaagacaaggtgacctcAAACCTTTGAACAGTAGTGTACATGGAGTCACAAAGTAAAAgcaatatacattcagtgagcccttaggtattaggtatttattacttctttttttagacttaagtcttctgttgctgtagcctgtccacttagaggtttgatgcattgtatattcagagatgctctttctgcataccactgttgtaatgtgtggttatttgtgttactgtcatcaccttcaccagtctggccattttcctcgaacctctctcattaacaaggcatttctgcccacagaactgctgctcactggatgttttttgcaccattctctgtaaactccagagagttgtgcgtgaaaatcctagatcagcagtttctgagaccaccccgtctggcaccaacaatcattccacggtcaaagtaatttagatcacattttcccccattcttatGGTTGAAGTGagcattaactaaagctcctgacctatatctgtatgactgtatgttttgcactgctgccacacaattggctgatcagataattgcatgaataagtaggtgtgcaggtgttcccaataaagtgctcaacaAGTAGCCACTCACGACATCAGTAAGTTCATTTATATCCTTTGTTGAATTAACGAACATGGACCAGTCTGTGGACTCAAAAGGACAAGGGAACTGATATTGGTCCTTCACATCACTGACTTGGTATGTCTTACcgtgaaattatatatttactgtatgcCAAACATAATGGGTCcaaaattttcattttttaacttATTTGTCCATAGAACATCATCTCAAAAGCCTTTGGGATCAAACAGGTTTTTGCAAATGTGAGATGGGCATTGATCTTTCTCTTCGTTAGCAGTGGTTTTTTGTACTGCAACTCTCCCATCAATTTCATGTTTGTCTAACCTCTTTGTTATTGTGGAGTCATGAGCACTGTGGCTGGAGATTCTtggcagttctttggatgttcttcttgGATCTTTTGTTCTTTACTGTCCTCTCACTGACTAACATAGTTTATGTGTTTAGGGACTTCAGAGATCACTGGTCATGTGATGCCATTATATGTGCTGTCCAGTCATCAGGGTCCCCCTCTGTTCTGCATTGTATTTAACAGCCAGGTGCTATGACCACTGACCGCAAATATCAtactctgtgtgtgcctgcatatatatacacacatatacacatatgtatacacatatgtgtatatatatatatatacatacatatatactcaGTATATACAGTcaagtccataaatattgggacattgacacaattctgatctttttggctctatacaccaccacaatggatttgaaatgaaacaaacaagatgtgctttaactgcagactttcagctttaatttgagggtatttacatccaaatcaggtgaacggtgtaggaattacaacagtttgtatatgtgcctcccactttttaagggaccaaaagtaatgggacaaactaacaatcataaatcaaactttcactttttaatacttggtgcaaatcctttgcagtcagtTACAACCttaagtctggaacgcatagacatcaccagacgctgggtatcatccctggtgatgctctgccaggcctctactgcaactgtcttcagttcctgcttgttcttaggacattttcccttcagttcaatcggattcaggtcaggtgattgacttggccattgcataacattccacttctttgccttaaaaaactctttggttgctttcgcagtatgcttcgggtcattgtccatctgcactgtgaagcgccgtccaatgagttctgaagcatttggctgaatatgagcagataatattgcccgaaacacttcagaattcatcctgctgcttttgtcagcagtcacatcatcaataaatacaagggaaccagttccattggcagccatacatgcccacgccatgacactaccaccaacaagcttcactgatgaggtggtatgttttggatcatgagcagttcctttccttctccatactcttctcttcccatcattctggtacaagttgatctttggctcatctgtccataggatgttgttccagaactgtaaaggcttttttagatgttgtttggcaaactctaatctggtcttcctgtttttgaggctcaccaatggtttacatcttgtggtgaaccctctgtattcactctggtgaagtcttctcttgattgttgactttgacacacatacacctacctcctgaagagtgttcttgatctggccaactgttgtgaaggggtttttctttaccagggaaagaattcttgtgtcatccaccacagttgttttccgtggtcttccgggtcttttggtgttgctgagctcaccggtgcgttctttctttttaagaatgttccaaacagttgatttggccaaacctaatgtttttgctatctctctgatgggtttgttttgatttgtcagcctaatgatggcttgcttcactgatagtgacagctctttggatctcatattgagagttgacagcaacagattacaaatgcaaatagcacacttgaaatgaactcgaccttttatctgctccttgtaaattagataatgagggaataacacacacctggccatagaacagctgagcagccaattgtcccattacttttggtcccttaaaaagtgggaggcacatatagaaactgttgtaattcctacaccgttcacctgatttggatgtaaataccctcaaattaaagctgaaagtctgcagttaaagcttatcttgttcgttttatctatttatttttgtgtcgatgtcccaaacctgactgtatatatacacaatgtGCACTTCACATTAGACACACTTATTTAGATTTTTGGTTttgaaaatatgcattaaaatgaatgaaatttgTTGTATTGCATGGATTGGCCCCATCATAGGGGAATCCAGACCATGGCAGTGCATATTGTGGCAGTCTGACTCATATCCCAGATTGGAGAGGGTTCAATAAGCAGGGACCTGTTGCTCATTTTACTCTAGTCGACCTGTTAAGCTGAACATGAAGCATCTTCCTCAATCTCACCTCTGTGCAAGCCTGACTTGCAAACTGCACTAATAAGTGGTGCTGGGCCTCACATGCTTCTGAGGAGAGCACATGCTTGTCTGTACTGTCTTTATTTGATAGCTTAGCATCCACTATTGAGTGATGATCTACAATTTGccattccaaaaaataaaaaaataaaaaaaaagacatcaaTGGATTTAAGAGACCATAATGTTTTGTATACCCTACACACTCCTCAAACCCTCCCATGAAGGACCATTCTCTTGAATGCGTCGAGCCGGCCACTCTCCAGCGCCCCCCGTAGGGAGCAGAAGAAACCGCAGTAATGCTCCAGGTTGTGCACCATCAGCAGCACTCCTGCCAGCAGCTCATTGGTCATCAGCAGATGGTGCAGGTATGCCCGCTGGTGACTCCTGCAACAGTAGCAGCCACAACCGACCACCAGGGGGCGGAAATCATCCTGGTACCTGTAAGttacaggtcagaggtcactacCAACAAGAAGACTCAAGCActgaaaaacagacacacacacacaaagggtgAAACACACCTCTTGTCTTTCAAATTTATTTCAAATCGGGTCATCTGCTCCCAGTTCTCCTGGGTCTcgttctctctgtgctgtggaaTTTCCTCCACTTCACTCCCATTTCTCTCAAACACTGCACCAAAGCATAGCAATCAGACTCCATCCAACAGTGCCCCGAAACAAACTTATGAGAACTTTTAGAAAGGCAGAAAAGCTCAGTTGCCTACTGACAacttcaatcaatcaaactAGTAAATGCATATTCTGCCTTCAGGAagtattccccccccccattttccaATGCTGAAAGCTCATACTACAATGTgcataaatatttgtttctgcGGAGTGATTTGAAAGTAATTATTGGCAAAGCAGTCTATTACCCAGAGCAGCAGTCAATAATAGTGTCTGAATAAGTGATAAATAAGAGCATTCAACAAAGAAAATAGCAAATAACAAGCAAGATTTGAAAAGATTCTAAGGGAGTAGAAAGGCACTGTACAGGCAGGAGTGAGTTTTGACACAATTTTAGAAAAAAGTTTGATCCATAACACAATGAGCAGGTGGCACTATACCGGTTCTCTCTGGGTTGGGGTCAAGAGTGTAGCTGAAGCTAAGAGCACAGCCACGCTCTGTCACCTGGAAGGGGAAGAAGCCCTCAAACAGGTCAATACCAGCCTCCACACATGCCAGTACTTCTTCTGGGTGGCCTACGCCCAGGAGAATCCTGTATGGACACATTATCGGCTGCtcaattaattttcttttaataaaaaaaatgaacataaaacacacagaaaaatgcaaGACAAAAGCACCATCTGGGACAAAGAACAACTTGTCTTGTACTAAGTAGAAAAGGTGGGGGGTTCTATATTTATTAGGAATTTCAAGAAAGGGTGTAGGAAAAGGGGGTAATTGGATAGAGTAGTAAAGTGAAGAGCATACCTGGGTTTATTCTCAGGCAGTTCCTTGACTACTGCCGTGATGAGCTGGCTGCGTAGTTCTTGGCTCATGGCCGCAGTGTGGAAGCCATCCAGAACAAAGCCACCCACCGGCCTCTTTGCAGTCTCACGTGCCGACCGCACCCTCTCCTCCGACACATCGCCACCCTCCACCACCCCAAATATTTCTGCCCCGCTCAACTCCTGATTAGGAGAGAAAGAGCAATGTTGTGCATGTACACTTAGGTGCAGTTTGTACGTGCTTGTGCGTTGTGTTGCTGTGCGTACCTCTGTTTTGAAATGCAGAGACAGGCACTCATCCAGATGGCTGAGTGTTCGGTCCACAGCCTTGCAGACTCTCTTGCGGGCAGGGTTGAGTTGCCGTGTCTCTCCGTCGGCCATGCTCTGGTACCAGTTTGGCCTGATAGCCTTCTGCAGCGCCATGTACTGAGCAACGGTCAGCTCCATCCGACCACCCGAACCCCACACGGACACCGTCTGAAGACACAAACAACCATATACTGCAAGAACCCCACAACACTGTACCACTAGATCGCTACACCATCAGTAAAAACACCTGCAGCTAAGCACCACTACCATTCCACAGtctgtacaaacacatacagccaTACATCCCAAAAATCCCTGTACAAGCAGACGCCATACATccattttccacaataaacacacacatttgcccGTGCAGCTGACCTTGTTTGTGGTGTATCCAGGGGGGTGGTGTACTGCCGAGTCATGGAGCGAACAGAATAGTAAAGTGTCATTGAGACCTGAAAAAAGCATATGACCcatcatcagcataacaatcaCAATCCTATTTTCTGCATTACAATCACCACATAATGATCACAAACATAAGTGTGCTGAATGTTTGCGGAAATTATTTTACTAACCTGACTATCCCACCCATTTCAGATGAGAAGTTCCTGACTGACATACAGTAGGGAATACTACAAAACTTAAAGATCAATTCTTAAATGCCAGGCTCACACTAGAGGACCACActttgtgattgatttgcacttaagataagagcgtctgctaaatgccacgtaatgtaatgtaatgtaatgtagaggaAGTTACATTGGCTATTAGTAAGGCAAAAATCGGAAAAGCAGTTGCTGTAGAGGGCCTGCATAATGAAAACTCTTCACGTAATTGCCCTTGCCTGTAATATTCAGCCTGCTCCAGACTTGTACTCCatatggtattattattattattattattattattattattattattattccatgcATTTAGAGTTAGTTACTAAGCTAATGCCCAAGTCTGCCAAAAAAAACAGATCAGGTCCTCTAATTTAGGTGTTGAAAGTTGCTGTCTTTGCTGGTTGTCTCctccaaaagtactggaacagaaAGGTCaaatcctttgtttttgctatacactgagtTGTACATGAGATGATGGATCCAAATTTCTTATAAACCTTTTGTATCTGACCACCCAAATTTTAggtgtgcaaaagtattggaacatgtgattgacaggtgttttttttattgcccaGATGTGCCCAGtcagattgattggttaaacaataaatagttctgaatgtctctcttggttttagccatggATTTGTGTTAGAAtagatgaagaccagagagttGTCTttaggagaaaagcaagccatttagAAGCTTAGAGGGGAAATCTATTGCACAAGCACTGgtgatagcttgtacaacaacttggaatgtcttgaaaaagaaagaaactgctgccatactgagcaacagacatcaaacggGTCTACCAaggaaacaacagcagttgatgacagaaacattgcgagagctgtgaagaaaaaccccaaaacatcagtcagtgatatcacaatctccacagggcaggagtgaaggtacctcaatcaaccgtttgaagaagacttagtgAGCAGCactatagaggctataccacaagatgcaaaccaggATTCAACGTTAAGGTTTTTCCCTACTTACCCTGCATCTTCTTGCCCCAGCTAAGCTTCTACTTTCCCTGCCCTGGGGGTAACATGTGGCTGTGCACAACATTTAAACCAAAATCCATTGCCTGGTGATTGTGTGTAAAACACTACAGAACACGAGTTTCTATCAAAAACAGGATTGATTTGCGATATTACATCAATCATTATATTTCATTGTAGATGAGAATTGGAACTATCAACTTATTTGTAGCATGGACAGGTGAAAGCAATATGGCAGAAACTGAACTTATCAGCCATTTCAGAGTATTCTTGATGGGGGCCAATTATGCTCTCTGTGCCCTCTCTGAACAGGTGAGCCACCTGTATAACACCTGAGCACAATTGAAAGGGCCTTCAATGGCTAAAAACATCAGCCTTGTTGATATAGTAATTTATATGGGGGAACATTGGCGCAGGCGCTAAGAGCAATCGTCTGCCAGTCGGTGAGTTGCTGGTTTTTACATTATGTAATGtgaggccgcttggcacctccccctctccgaacctccacctcacgctcacgactactgtctgttctggctccacggtggttgaacgaactccccgttgaggtcagaactgtagaatctctccccaccttcaagcgcaaactgaagacgcacctcttcaagcagcacctctccccatccctccctacctccctgtgaaccttaattgttgtctttgtgatttacgttgtgtttcggtattttttagttggctaggtaagcagtatttggatagttaagttaggtcacttttgctttgttgtttgtttgttgtttcaaaaataaataaataaataaataaataggccctggtccttatctttgttgtacgggtagcaattgaaattgtacttccctctagggtctttcagcgcacttatccctggttatgggtatgcactttttgtacatcgctctggataagagcgtctgccaaatgccaataatgtaatgtaatgtaatgaagtgtgcatattatttaggctacgtaacaggggtggcctgtagcatagtggttaaggtaaatgaccgggacacgcaaggtcggtggttcttgcgtgtaagatccgcacagccgttgggcccttgagcaaggccctttaccctgcattgctccaggggaggattgtctcctgcttagtctaatcaactgtacgtcgctctggataagagcgtctgccaaatgtcaataatgtaatgtaatagaaacGTTAATAAAGAGTTAAATGAATTAATCAGAGACTAAGAATTGGCAAACATGCTCCAAATTTGATTGGTGATTAATCGTGATTTTACCAAGAGGGTATTTTAATATTAAGAAAGACCTGAGTGATTCCAATTGCAttctacattttttattatttttattttacttatttcagatttttccctttttctcccaatttggtaggcaattgtaccatatctaatccaattagtgttaccTGGGAGATACACTACTCGCACCCtctccctcggcggcccgaagagACCTGGCGAtctgagaacaacacgccttcttcaagctgcctcgtctcatgctcgtgatcGCTTTTGCCAAGtacctccctctggagcagcaagccaattgtGCTGGTCCActagagccggccaaacttggctttatggcaggaccgggaatcgaaccccagaGCCAGTCAAGCCCCAGTCAGCCTCACATGCAGTGCAGAgatagaggaggaagaagcccaTGCCCTAATGAACAAAACTGTTCAAATTGACACATCAGTTCCAAGTCTCCGAGAGGAGCTTAGCAGAGCATTGGTGTCTCTTGACATGGACTGGGAAGACTTAGGGTTTGACATGGATGAGTATATAAACATAATAGTTTCAATCTGTACACAGTCATATTAGAGTTATTGTGcaatatcattaaagtgaaacatttatcttttaggctttgtaaaatacataatacTATTCAAGTAAAGAGATACCATTaccatattttcttctttctgaaagaaagaaattctGGTTAATGGCAcgacaaaattacattttatgtgaTGTCAGTATATTTGAACGTAAATTTAACAAAATGCTAAAGATTAAAGCCATTTATTAGGGATTAATTGAACATATTAAAATGCACAAGAAGCCTCcaaattgcatcagaaaaaaatGCCAGGGGACATCTGATCCCCCCTGGCCAGCTACTTTTTCTCTTTGGCCTAGTACttacattttttgtgaaaacaCTGGTAATGCCCTTTTCACTGGTCTTCCAAAAAAGTAAATTGTGAAATTACAGCTAATTAAAAACTCTGCTGTTAGACCtttaacaaaaacaaggaagagaGAGCATATTACTCCTGTTTTAGCTACACTGTACTGGCTCCCTCCATCTTTTACAATGgattttaaagttattttactTGTATACAAAGCTCTTAATGGTTTAACACCCTCTTACATCACAGATTTCCTGTTGTTTTATGTCTCTTCACCAGCCCTTAGGTCCTTTGTAGCGGGTCTTTTAAACATTCCTAAGGTTCCCCAAATGAAAATTGCGGAAGCTGCTGTTATCCACTATAAGCAGCTTCCTAAATTATGGAACTCGTTACCAAAAAGTGTTAGAGGTGGGCTCAGtagacatttttaaacaaactgaaaatgtacCTTTTTAATCTATCTTATAATTAGAAATTctcttttttatcatttcattttttgtatttcatgtcATCCACTCTTATTTTGATTGTGTGATTTCTTTaactttagtttttattttttattttcagaatttctttgtGCTGAAAAGTAAAGCACCTGGAGCTACATCGCTTGTACCAAAGGTCCTaaacaaataaagtttattttattattattagcagcaagctggtatacaggtgtaactaatgaagtggtcactgagtgcatgtatgcAACATAAAATAGAGGTGCgcaacaattttaaaaaagg
The sequence above is a segment of the Conger conger chromosome 4, fConCon1.1, whole genome shotgun sequence genome. Coding sequences within it:
- the qtrt2 gene encoding queuine tRNA-ribosyltransferase accessory subunit 2 — its product is MRLELCRVLQQCRRGVLLDLGNSGVHSLELPGCLLYTRCGTVPHLTHHTLSTLKHLPAATQLTLDSLGEHQEVLEEFQEGVRRFAGLNDTLLFCSLHDSAVHHPPGYTTNKTVSVWGSGGRMELTVAQYMALQKAIRPNWYQSMADGETRQLNPARKRVCKAVDRTLSHLDECLSLHFKTEELSGAEIFGVVEGGDVSEERVRSARETAKRPVGGFVLDGFHTAAMSQELRSQLITAVVKELPENKPRILLGVGHPEEVLACVEAGIDLFEGFFPFQVTERGCALSFSYTLDPNPERTVFERNGSEVEEIPQHRENETQENWEQMTRFEINLKDKRYQDDFRPLVVGCGCYCCRSHQRAYLHHLLMTNELLAGVLLMVHNLEHYCGFFCSLRGALESGRLDAFKRMVLHGRV